The Deinococcus metalli genome window below encodes:
- the pstA gene encoding phosphate ABC transporter permease PstA — protein sequence MSALTSAAARPTTALSPARRVKNLLMGALILLATLVVVAPLILIFVYLLREGLGAMNLAFFTKVPAPEGETGGGLLNAIAGSVEMLLMASVIGVIVGVAGGIFLSEYPRHPLMPTVRMISDVLAGIPAIVMGLVAYGLIVLHFGFSGFAGALALGFLMIPIVVRTSEEVLKLVPQSVREAGLALGLPKWLVTLRIVLPAAAGGIVTGVMLALARVAGEAAPLLFTAFGNPNVNLNPAKPMSALPLEIYRGATSAYDENQRLAKAGALLLIVLIFVTSLLARRFSRRK from the coding sequence ATGAGCGCCCTGACGTCCGCCGCCGCCCGCCCGACCACCGCCCTGAGCCCCGCGCGGCGCGTGAAGAACCTGCTGATGGGCGCGCTGATCCTGCTCGCCACGCTGGTCGTGGTGGCGCCCCTGATCCTGATCTTCGTGTACCTGCTGCGTGAGGGTCTGGGCGCCATGAACCTCGCCTTCTTCACCAAGGTGCCCGCCCCGGAAGGCGAGACGGGCGGCGGGTTGCTGAACGCCATCGCCGGCAGCGTCGAGATGCTGCTGATGGCCTCCGTGATCGGCGTGATCGTCGGCGTGGCCGGCGGGATCTTCCTGTCCGAGTACCCCCGCCACCCGCTGATGCCCACCGTCCGCATGATCAGCGACGTGCTCGCGGGCATCCCCGCCATCGTGATGGGTCTGGTCGCGTACGGCCTGATCGTGCTGCACTTCGGGTTCTCCGGCTTCGCGGGCGCGCTCGCGCTGGGCTTCCTGATGATCCCGATCGTGGTGCGCACCAGCGAGGAAGTCCTGAAACTCGTGCCGCAGAGCGTGCGCGAGGCCGGGCTGGCGCTGGGCCTGCCCAAGTGGCTGGTCACGCTGCGGATCGTGCTGCCGGCCGCCGCCGGGGGCATCGTCACCGGCGTCATGCTGGCGCTGGCGCGCGTGGCCGGCGAGGCCGCGCCGCTGCTGTTCACCGCCTTCGGCAACCCGAACGTGAACCTGAATCCCGCCAAACCCATGAGCGCCCTGCCGCTCGAGATCTACCGCGGTGCGACCAGCGCGTACGACGAGAACCAGCGCCTCGCCAAGGCCGGCGCGCTGCTGCTGATCGTGCTGATCTTCGTGACCAGCCTGCTCGCCCGGCGCTTCAGCCGCCGGAAATAA
- a CDS encoding ABC transporter ATP-binding protein, which produces MLHTRPGPTPHVSPAPESDAARSRRYLRTFLSYYRPYRRLLLADLACAFVVAGIAVVVPLLVRYITGELLAAAPPTLPGPIVAVGAAMLGLLVVQVACDTFVDVQGHMMGTLIERDMRRDLFDHYQRLPRRFHDTQRTGQLLSRLTGDLEAISELAHHGPEDVLIAVIKFVGTFAVLLQVTPGLTGVIFALLPVMLVYALRFHRRLSAAYLRGRERMGDVNAQVEDSLAGIRVVQSFAGETAEARKFALENARFVQTRRDVFRNEAWFHQGVQTFTGLLTILVVVLGGVLIARRDLALADLLTALLLVGVLVDPVQRFVNFARVAQEGLPGFTRFMQIMDLQPEIADAPHATPLTGVRGRIEFRDVSFAYAEDGEHVLRGLNLRVQPGETVALVGPSGAGKSTLCALIPRFYEVTAGSILIDGHDVRDVTLASLRRQIGVVPQDVYLFAGSVADNIRYGRPDATDAEVEAAARRAHAHDFIRALPLGYDTEVGQRGVMLSGGQRQRLSLARAFLTDPPILLLDEATSALDTGSERAVQAALETLRGHRTQLVIAHRLSTVRTADRIVVLTEDGIVEDGTHAQLLARGGAYAQLYDSGQAV; this is translated from the coding sequence ATGCTGCACACCCGCCCGGGGCCGACGCCCCATGTAAGTCCTGCTCCCGAATCCGACGCCGCCCGCTCCCGGCGGTACCTGCGGACATTTCTCTCGTACTACCGGCCATACCGCCGGCTGCTGCTGGCCGACCTCGCCTGCGCGTTCGTGGTGGCGGGGATCGCAGTGGTGGTGCCGCTGCTGGTCCGGTACATCACCGGCGAGTTGCTGGCCGCTGCGCCGCCCACCCTGCCCGGCCCCATCGTCGCGGTCGGGGCGGCCATGCTCGGCCTGCTGGTCGTGCAGGTCGCGTGCGACACCTTCGTGGACGTGCAGGGGCACATGATGGGCACCCTGATCGAGCGCGACATGCGCCGCGACCTGTTCGACCACTACCAGCGCCTGCCGCGGCGCTTCCACGACACGCAGCGCACCGGCCAGCTGCTGTCGCGGCTGACGGGCGACCTGGAGGCGATCAGCGAACTCGCCCACCACGGCCCCGAGGACGTGCTGATCGCCGTGATCAAGTTCGTGGGCACCTTCGCGGTGCTGCTCCAGGTCACGCCCGGCCTGACCGGCGTGATCTTCGCGCTGCTGCCGGTGATGCTGGTCTACGCCCTGCGCTTCCACCGCCGCCTGAGCGCCGCGTACCTGCGGGGCCGCGAGCGCATGGGCGACGTGAACGCGCAGGTCGAGGACTCGCTGGCCGGCATCCGGGTGGTGCAGTCGTTTGCCGGCGAGACCGCCGAGGCACGCAAGTTTGCCCTAGAGAATGCGCGTTTCGTGCAGACGCGGCGCGACGTCTTCCGCAACGAGGCGTGGTTTCACCAGGGCGTCCAGACCTTCACGGGCCTGCTGACCATTCTGGTGGTCGTGCTGGGCGGGGTGCTGATCGCCCGCCGCGACCTGGCGCTGGCGGACCTGCTCACCGCCCTGCTGCTGGTCGGCGTGCTGGTCGATCCGGTGCAGCGCTTCGTGAACTTCGCCCGCGTGGCTCAGGAGGGTCTGCCGGGCTTCACACGCTTCATGCAGATCATGGACCTTCAGCCGGAGATCGCGGACGCCCCGCACGCCACGCCATTGACAGGCGTGCGCGGCCGGATCGAGTTCCGCGACGTGTCCTTCGCGTATGCCGAGGACGGCGAACACGTCCTGCGCGGCCTGAACCTGAGGGTCCAGCCCGGCGAGACCGTGGCGCTGGTCGGGCCGTCCGGGGCCGGCAAGTCCACGCTGTGCGCCCTGATTCCCCGCTTCTACGAGGTCACGGCCGGCAGCATATTGATCGACGGCCACGACGTGCGGGACGTGACGCTCGCGTCGCTGCGCCGGCAGATCGGGGTGGTGCCGCAGGACGTGTACCTGTTCGCGGGCAGTGTGGCCGACAACATCCGCTACGGCCGCCCGGACGCCACCGACGCCGAGGTCGAGGCCGCCGCGCGCCGCGCGCACGCGCACGACTTCATCCGCGCCCTGCCACTGGGCTACGACACCGAGGTCGGGCAGCGCGGCGTGATGCTCTCCGGCGGGCAGCGCCAGCGCCTCAGCCTCGCCCGCGCGTTCCTGACAGACCCGCCGATCCTGCTCCTCGACGAGGCGACCAGCGCCCTGGACACCGGCAGCGAGCGCGCGGTGCAGGCCGCCCTGGAAACCCTGCGTGGCCACCGCACCCAGCTGGTGATCGCCCACCGCCTGTCGACCGTCCGCACCGCCGACCGCATCGTGGTGCTCACCGAGGACGGCATCGTCGAGGACGGCACGCACGCCCAGCTCCTGGCGCGCGGCGGCGCGTACGCCCAGCTGTATGACTCGGGACAGGCCGTCTAG
- the plsY gene encoding glycerol-3-phosphate 1-O-acyltransferase PlsY — translation MTLVTVFALLLSYLLGSIPAAAWVARARGVDIRTVGSGNSGATNVLRSVGRGPALAVAVFDILKGALAVVIARALGLDPLWSALCGLAAVIGHNYSPFLGFRGGKGVATSFGTLAVIDPVVGACAFVLGIFTMWLTRFVSAGSIIAAVAAGLLVMVMQRPIWMTVIVLLLAGQLVWLHRANITRLHEGTERRLGEKVK, via the coding sequence GTGACCCTCGTGACCGTGTTCGCCCTGCTGCTGTCGTATCTGCTGGGCTCCATTCCGGCTGCCGCGTGGGTGGCGCGGGCGCGGGGCGTGGACATCCGCACGGTCGGCAGCGGGAACAGCGGCGCGACCAACGTGCTGCGCTCGGTCGGCCGGGGACCGGCGCTGGCGGTCGCGGTGTTCGACATCCTCAAGGGCGCGCTGGCGGTGGTGATCGCGCGGGCGCTGGGGCTGGACCCGCTGTGGTCGGCGCTGTGCGGGCTGGCGGCCGTGATCGGGCACAACTACAGCCCGTTCCTGGGCTTCCGGGGCGGCAAGGGCGTGGCGACCAGCTTCGGCACGCTCGCGGTGATTGACCCGGTGGTGGGGGCGTGCGCGTTCGTGCTGGGCATCTTCACCATGTGGCTCACGCGCTTCGTGTCGGCCGGGAGCATCATCGCGGCGGTCGCGGCGGGCCTCCTGGTCATGGTCATGCAGCGCCCCATATGGATGACCGTGATCGTGCTGCTGCTGGCCGGGCAGTTGGTATGGCTGCACCGGGCGAACATCACGCGGCTGCACGAGGGCACCGAGCGGCGTCTAGGCGAAAAGGTGAAGTGA
- a CDS encoding aspartate-semialdehyde dehydrogenase → MRVAIVGATGAVGHELLKVLETSRLQFDELLLYASPRSAGSTLPFLGRDLTVQATPEGAIDADVILASAGGSISKEKAPKWVEGGAVVIDNSSAFRYDEGVPLVVPEVNGDAALTHRGIIANPNCTTAIAVVAVAPIHRAYGVRRMIVSTYQATSGAGAKGMDELLEQTRVELDGGQAQASVFAHPIPFNVIPHIDAFQDNGYTKEEMKVVWETRKILGDDSPLISCTAVRIPTLRTHSEAITLELERPAAPEDVRALLAGAAGVEVRDDPAGKLYPMPLTASGKYDVEVGRIRESLVFEGGIDLFVSGDQLLKGAALNAVQIAEYLQQKGALKARQRA, encoded by the coding sequence ATGCGCGTAGCGATCGTCGGAGCGACCGGAGCGGTGGGACACGAACTTCTGAAGGTGCTGGAGACCAGCCGTCTGCAGTTTGACGAGCTGCTGCTGTACGCCTCGCCGCGCAGCGCGGGCAGCACCCTGCCCTTCCTTGGCCGCGACCTGACCGTGCAGGCCACCCCCGAGGGCGCCATCGACGCGGACGTGATCCTAGCGTCGGCGGGCGGCAGCATCAGCAAGGAAAAGGCCCCGAAGTGGGTGGAGGGCGGCGCGGTCGTGATCGACAACTCCAGCGCCTTCCGCTACGACGAGGGCGTGCCGCTGGTGGTGCCCGAGGTGAACGGCGACGCCGCCCTGACGCACCGGGGCATCATCGCCAACCCGAACTGCACCACGGCCATCGCGGTGGTCGCCGTGGCTCCCATCCACCGGGCGTACGGCGTCCGGCGCATGATCGTCAGCACGTACCAGGCGACCAGCGGCGCGGGCGCCAAGGGCATGGACGAGCTGCTGGAGCAGACGCGCGTGGAACTGGACGGCGGGCAGGCGCAGGCGAGCGTGTTCGCGCACCCGATTCCCTTCAACGTGATCCCGCACATCGACGCCTTCCAGGACAACGGCTACACCAAGGAGGAGATGAAGGTCGTGTGGGAGACCCGCAAGATCCTCGGGGACGACTCCCCGCTGATCTCGTGCACCGCCGTGCGGATTCCCACGCTGCGCACGCACAGCGAGGCGATCACGCTGGAACTGGAGCGGCCCGCCGCCCCGGAGGACGTGCGCGCCCTGCTGGCCGGCGCCGCCGGCGTCGAGGTGCGCGACGATCCTGCCGGCAAGCTCTACCCCATGCCGCTGACCGCGAGCGGCAAGTACGACGTGGAGGTCGGGCGTATCCGGGAATCGCTGGTGTTCGAGGGCGGCATCGACCTGTTCGTGTCGGGCGACCAGCTCCTCAAGGGTGCGGCGCTGAACGCGGTGCAGATCGCGGAGTACCTGCAACAGAAGGGCGCCCTGAAAGCCCGTCAGCGCGCCTGA
- the pstC gene encoding phosphate ABC transporter permease subunit PstC: MSEPTRPAPPARLSSASDRVFEGLILVLASVILLVFLTSIYQLTRDSWPALQHFGLSFFTQRTWNPVAGVFGASSMIAGTLVTSLVALLISVPLAVASALFVAEYAPRWLANPVGYLIELLAAVPSVVYGLWALFVIAPILGRWQITFFSPDHPDRLALYTKCAALWAENKTTLQCFFVPSSGAGRGLALAIIILTVMILPYTASVARDVIRLVPQDQREAMYALGATKWEVISRAILPYARAGILGGVILALGRALGETLAVAMVIGDSQDVLRSIWGNASTMASVIANQFGDARETLHRSSVVTLGLTLFFLSVLVNYVARLIIARLTPKGIQ, from the coding sequence ATGAGTGAACCCACCCGCCCCGCCCCGCCCGCCAGACTGTCGAGCGCCAGCGACCGCGTGTTCGAGGGCCTGATCCTGGTCCTGGCCTCGGTGATCCTGCTGGTCTTCCTGACCAGCATCTACCAGCTCACCCGGGATTCCTGGCCCGCCCTGCAACACTTCGGCCTGAGCTTCTTCACGCAGCGCACGTGGAACCCGGTCGCCGGCGTGTTCGGGGCGTCCAGCATGATCGCGGGCACCCTGGTGACCAGCCTGGTCGCGCTGCTGATCAGCGTGCCGCTGGCCGTCGCGAGCGCCCTGTTCGTCGCGGAGTACGCGCCCCGGTGGCTGGCCAACCCGGTCGGGTACCTGATCGAGCTGCTGGCCGCCGTGCCCAGCGTGGTGTACGGCCTGTGGGCCCTGTTCGTGATCGCGCCCATCCTGGGCCGCTGGCAGATCACCTTCTTCAGCCCCGACCACCCCGACCGCCTGGCGCTGTACACCAAGTGCGCTGCGCTGTGGGCCGAGAACAAGACCACGCTGCAGTGCTTCTTCGTGCCCAGCAGCGGTGCGGGGCGCGGCCTGGCCCTGGCGATCATCATCCTGACGGTCATGATCCTGCCGTACACCGCCTCGGTGGCGCGCGACGTGATCCGGCTGGTGCCGCAGGACCAGCGCGAGGCGATGTACGCGCTGGGCGCGACCAAGTGGGAAGTCATCTCGCGCGCCATCTTGCCTTACGCCCGCGCCGGCATCCTGGGCGGCGTGATCCTCGCGCTGGGCCGCGCGCTGGGCGAGACGCTGGCCGTCGCCATGGTGATCGGGGACAGCCAGGACGTGCTGCGCTCCATCTGGGGCAACGCCAGCACCATGGCCTCGGTGATCGCCAACCAGTTCGGAGACGCCCGTGAGACGCTGCACCGCTCGTCGGTGGTGACGCTCGGCCTGACGCTGTTCTTCCTGAGCGTGCTCGTGAACTACGTCGCGCGGCTGATCATCGCCCGCCTGACGCCCAAGGGAATCCAATGA
- a CDS encoding dienelactone hydrolase family protein: MTEYKQDLFRYVAEEFAEDYHEGELQRREFLRRMTLLGGGVVGARTLIASLGIAGISAAELAQAQTAPPQPDQASGAGMVDPRDPAIKVGPVTYEARGFTQLAYLARPAGNAPAPGIVVIHENKGLQPHIQDVARRLAKAGYIALAPDLVSKIGGTAQYIDTAQISSYLAQVSGDEHVANLKEAVAVLQKQPGVQGIGAIGFCFGGGLAWRLSTEVPELRAVVPFYGPAPDTAKVKDIKAAVLGVYGANDTRINAGIPQLETALKAAGTRYGIKVYEGAGHAFNNDTGQNYVKSAADAAWADAMAWFKQYLNS, from the coding sequence ATGACCGAATACAAGCAGGACCTGTTCCGTTACGTCGCCGAGGAGTTCGCGGAGGACTACCACGAGGGCGAGCTGCAACGCCGCGAGTTCCTGCGCCGCATGACCCTGCTGGGCGGCGGCGTGGTCGGTGCGCGCACCCTGATCGCGTCGCTGGGGATCGCGGGCATCAGCGCGGCCGAACTGGCGCAGGCCCAGACCGCGCCGCCGCAGCCCGACCAGGCGAGTGGCGCGGGCATGGTCGATCCGCGCGACCCGGCCATCAAGGTCGGGCCGGTGACGTACGAGGCGCGCGGCTTCACCCAGCTCGCCTACCTCGCGCGGCCCGCTGGGAACGCGCCGGCCCCCGGCATCGTGGTCATCCACGAGAACAAGGGGCTGCAACCGCACATCCAGGACGTCGCGCGGCGGCTGGCGAAGGCGGGGTACATCGCGCTGGCGCCGGACCTGGTGTCCAAGATCGGCGGCACCGCGCAGTACATCGACACCGCACAGATCAGCTCGTACCTCGCGCAGGTCTCCGGCGACGAGCACGTGGCGAACCTCAAGGAGGCCGTGGCCGTCCTGCAAAAACAGCCGGGCGTGCAGGGCATCGGGGCGATCGGCTTCTGCTTCGGCGGTGGGCTGGCGTGGCGGCTCTCGACGGAGGTGCCGGAGCTGAGGGCAGTCGTGCCGTTCTACGGCCCCGCGCCAGACACCGCCAAGGTCAAGGACATCAAGGCGGCGGTGCTCGGCGTGTACGGCGCGAACGACACCCGCATCAACGCCGGCATTCCGCAGCTGGAAACGGCGCTCAAGGCCGCCGGCACCCGCTACGGCATCAAGGTCTACGAGGGCGCCGGGCACGCCTTCAACAACGACACCGGCCAGAACTACGTGAAGTCGGCCGCCGACGCCGCGTGGGCCGACGCCATGGCGTGGTTCAAGCAGTACCTGAACAGCTGA
- the pstB gene encoding phosphate ABC transporter ATP-binding protein PstB, translated as MTQSTSPVILSAQNVDIFYGENRAVKSVSLDFRRGTVNALIGPSGCGKTTFLRAINRMHDLTPGARVAGKILLDGQDIYDPAVDPVSMRRRVGMVFQKPNPFPTMSVFDNVVSGLKLSGVRDRAQLMQVAERSLKGAALWTEVKDRLNTPATGLSGGQQQRLCIARALAVEPEILLMDEPTSALDPASTAKIEDLMSELKKVTTIVIVTHNMHQAARVSDTTSFFLVGDMVEHGVTDQIFTSPRDERTEAYVSGRFG; from the coding sequence ATGACCCAGTCCACCTCCCCCGTGATCCTCAGCGCCCAGAATGTCGACATCTTCTACGGCGAGAACCGCGCCGTGAAAAGCGTCAGCCTGGATTTCCGCCGGGGCACCGTGAACGCCCTGATCGGCCCGTCCGGCTGCGGCAAGACCACCTTCCTGCGCGCCATCAACCGCATGCACGACCTGACGCCCGGCGCGCGCGTTGCCGGCAAGATCCTGCTGGACGGCCAGGACATCTACGACCCGGCCGTCGACCCGGTCAGCATGCGCCGCCGCGTGGGCATGGTCTTCCAGAAGCCCAATCCCTTCCCGACCATGAGCGTGTTCGACAACGTCGTGTCGGGCCTGAAACTCAGCGGCGTGCGCGACCGCGCCCAGCTGATGCAGGTCGCGGAGCGCAGCCTCAAGGGCGCGGCGCTGTGGACGGAAGTCAAGGACCGCCTGAACACGCCCGCCACCGGCCTGTCCGGCGGGCAGCAGCAGAGATTGTGCATCGCCCGCGCCCTGGCGGTCGAGCCCGAGATCCTGCTCATGGACGAGCCCACCAGCGCCCTGGACCCGGCCAGCACCGCCAAGATCGAGGACCTGATGTCGGAGCTGAAGAAGGTCACGACCATCGTGATCGTCACGCACAACATGCACCAGGCCGCCCGAGTGAGCGACACCACGTCGTTCTTCCTGGTGGGCGACATGGTCGAGCACGGCGTGACCGACCAGATCTTCACCAGCCCCCGCGACGAGCGCACCGAGGCCTACGTGAGCGGACGCTTCGGGTAA
- a CDS encoding MFS transporter, which yields MGRVLPLYAAQALATGATTVSTVLASLIISGLASETLAGLPSTLIQTSGALSAGAFGALMLRAGRRTGLAAAFTLGALGAVVGFLGARAGITPVFLLGAMLMGGAQGGYQQARYAAAESVPEGRRGLALGVMMLMSVLGSFVITGFSRPIEALGRALGSTPEVAGWLVGGGLLATAAGLMVAWKPLRPAHPNAGAGTPQARLGALQAFRIPGVRSTALAMATAQGLMVTLMSLTPLRAHHMGVDHAGVAALISGHILGMFGFGWLTGPLIDRVGLRFGYVGGAALLLAAAVTAPLTGTAWLGVSMFLLGLGWNLAFVAGSKALTRFPAAQGITDSLGFVASGLGTLIGGVVIARVGFPVLAAACAAWALLPLVSAWRVRPPT from the coding sequence ATGGGCCGCGTGCTGCCGCTGTACGCGGCCCAGGCGCTGGCGACCGGCGCGACCACGGTCAGCACGGTGCTCGCCAGCCTGATCATCAGCGGGCTGGCCAGTGAGACGCTGGCGGGGCTGCCCAGCACGCTGATCCAGACCTCCGGGGCGCTGTCGGCCGGGGCCTTCGGCGCGCTGATGCTGCGCGCCGGGCGGCGTACGGGCCTGGCAGCGGCCTTCACGCTGGGCGCGCTGGGGGCCGTGGTCGGCTTTCTGGGCGCCCGCGCGGGCATAACCCCGGTGTTCCTGCTGGGCGCGATGCTGATGGGCGGCGCGCAGGGCGGCTACCAGCAGGCCCGTTACGCCGCCGCCGAGAGCGTTCCGGAAGGGCGGCGCGGCCTGGCGCTGGGCGTGATGATGCTGATGAGCGTGCTGGGCTCGTTCGTGATCACCGGCTTCTCGCGGCCCATCGAGGCGCTGGGCCGGGCGCTGGGGAGCACGCCGGAGGTCGCCGGGTGGCTGGTCGGTGGAGGCCTGCTGGCGACCGCAGCCGGCCTGATGGTCGCGTGGAAGCCGCTGCGCCCGGCCCACCCGAACGCCGGCGCCGGCACGCCGCAGGCCCGGCTGGGCGCCCTCCAGGCGTTCCGCATTCCCGGCGTGCGCTCCACCGCGCTGGCCATGGCGACCGCGCAGGGCCTGATGGTCACGCTGATGAGCCTCACGCCGCTGCGCGCGCACCACATGGGCGTGGATCACGCGGGCGTGGCCGCGCTGATCTCGGGGCACATCCTGGGCATGTTCGGCTTCGGATGGCTGACCGGCCCGCTGATCGACCGCGTGGGCCTGCGCTTCGGATATGTGGGCGGCGCGGCCCTGCTGCTGGCCGCCGCCGTGACCGCTCCACTGACCGGCACCGCGTGGCTGGGCGTGTCCATGTTCCTGCTGGGCCTGGGCTGGAACCTGGCCTTCGTGGCGGGCAGCAAGGCCCTCACACGCTTCCCGGCCGCGCAGGGCATCACCGACAGCCTGGGCTTCGTGGCGTCCGGGCTGGGCACGTTGATCGGCGGCGTCGTGATCGCCCGGGTCGGCTTCCCGGTCCTGGCCGCCGCGTGCGCGGCGTGGGCGCTGCTGCCGCTGGTCAGCGCGTGGCGGGTGCGGCCGCCAACGTGA
- a CDS encoding MFS transporter, with product MSTAVRRPWPSLVGLPRNARSAIITEPLWAVFGVVVLYYTPLYMREVGLSSTEIGLVGSITLAFSFVFQLLAAPITNRLGRKRTTLWWDLVSWTMPMFVWALSDSVGAFLLAGVLSATGRIVMVSWSLLVIEDVEQSQRARVFGIINLIVATCGLITPLVGLVMQAYGVVPTLRVYYALGGVGMTVMFLWRNAITQETGTGAAAMHEHRDLHPLQSLRQTVAHVWEGRRAPGLSQVVAFTVLSLFIDQMNVFQILYFREALGFSVNSVSLLPVVTAAVTALMYGLILRRIAHVPAERTLVFTRVLGLLGASALLLVPAGNLAALLLVVGVLAASIFLTQTYQSAVLFARLPARGGADLYSGVQLLGLLASIPAAGLAGVIFHARPGALFVVIAVLNAALLGLAVVLARTRPQAP from the coding sequence ATGTCCACCGCTGTCCGGCGTCCCTGGCCCTCCCTGGTGGGTCTGCCCCGCAACGCGCGCAGCGCGATCATCACCGAGCCGCTGTGGGCGGTCTTTGGGGTGGTGGTGCTGTACTACACGCCGCTGTACATGCGTGAAGTCGGGCTGAGCAGCACCGAGATCGGGCTGGTCGGGTCCATCACGCTGGCGTTTTCCTTCGTGTTCCAGCTGCTGGCCGCGCCGATCACCAACCGCCTGGGCCGCAAGCGCACCACCCTGTGGTGGGACCTGGTGTCGTGGACGATGCCGATGTTCGTGTGGGCGCTGTCGGACAGCGTGGGCGCGTTCCTGCTGGCCGGCGTCCTGAGCGCCACGGGCCGCATCGTGATGGTGTCGTGGAGCCTGCTGGTCATCGAGGACGTCGAGCAGTCGCAGCGGGCGCGGGTGTTCGGCATCATCAACCTGATCGTCGCCACATGCGGGCTGATCACGCCCCTGGTCGGGCTGGTGATGCAGGCATACGGCGTGGTGCCGACGCTGCGGGTGTACTACGCGCTGGGCGGGGTGGGCATGACCGTCATGTTCCTGTGGCGCAACGCGATCACGCAGGAGACCGGCACCGGCGCGGCGGCCATGCACGAGCACCGCGACCTTCACCCCCTGCAGAGCCTGCGGCAGACCGTGGCGCACGTGTGGGAGGGCCGCCGCGCGCCGGGCCTGTCGCAGGTGGTGGCGTTCACGGTGCTGAGCTTGTTCATCGACCAGATGAACGTGTTCCAGATCCTGTACTTCCGCGAGGCGCTGGGCTTCAGCGTGAACAGCGTGTCGCTGCTGCCGGTCGTGACGGCCGCCGTGACCGCGCTGATGTACGGCCTGATCCTGCGGCGTATCGCGCACGTGCCTGCCGAGCGAACCCTGGTGTTCACGCGGGTGCTGGGTCTGCTCGGCGCGTCGGCGCTGCTGCTGGTGCCGGCCGGGAACCTGGCGGCGCTGCTGCTGGTCGTGGGGGTGCTCGCGGCGTCGATCTTCCTGACGCAGACCTACCAGAGCGCGGTGCTGTTCGCCCGCCTGCCCGCGCGCGGCGGCGCCGACCTGTACTCGGGCGTGCAGCTGCTGGGGCTGCTGGCGTCCATTCCCGCGGCGGGTCTGGCGGGCGTGATCTTCCACGCGCGGCCGGGCGCGCTGTTCGTGGTGATCGCGGTGCTGAACGCCGCGCTGCTGGGTCTGGCCGTGGTGCTGGCCCGCACGCGGCCCCAGGCGCCTTGA
- the pstS gene encoding phosphate ABC transporter substrate-binding protein PstS, translating to MKTIMILGLALVASSATAQSLTGAGASFPYPLYSKMFAEYKNAAGVDVNYQSVGSGAGQKAITERTVDFAGSDNPMSDDAMKAAPAKLLHIPTAIGAVVPAYNLPGVTEPLKFTGKVLADIYLGKIKTWNDKAIAALNPGVTLAPLPITVARRSDGSGTTYVFSDYLSKVSTEWKTKVGVGNSLSWPVGTGAKGNDGVAGVVKSTPGAIGYVELVYAKQNKLPYGSVQNRAGKYVLADNVPAAMAAKGVVIPADTRVSLTNSANADAYPIASFTYVIFYQEQKYGSRTQAQAQQLKKLLTWMVTTGQGYNEPLDYAKLPDNVEAKAKSIINTLTFDGKKF from the coding sequence ATGAAGACGATCATGATCTTGGGCCTGGCCCTTGTCGCAAGCTCCGCCACCGCCCAGAGCCTCACGGGCGCCGGCGCATCCTTCCCGTACCCGCTGTACTCCAAGATGTTCGCCGAGTACAAGAACGCTGCCGGTGTGGACGTCAACTACCAGTCGGTCGGCTCCGGCGCCGGCCAGAAGGCCATCACCGAGCGCACCGTGGATTTCGCCGGCAGCGACAACCCCATGAGCGACGACGCCATGAAGGCGGCGCCCGCCAAGCTGCTGCACATCCCCACCGCCATCGGCGCCGTGGTGCCCGCGTACAACCTGCCCGGCGTGACCGAGCCCCTGAAGTTCACGGGTAAGGTGCTCGCGGACATCTACCTGGGCAAGATCAAGACCTGGAACGACAAGGCCATCGCCGCGCTGAACCCCGGCGTGACCCTGGCTCCGCTGCCGATCACGGTCGCCCGCCGCAGCGACGGCTCGGGCACGACCTACGTGTTCAGCGACTACCTGAGCAAGGTCAGCACCGAGTGGAAGACCAAGGTCGGCGTGGGCAACTCGCTGAGCTGGCCGGTCGGCACCGGCGCCAAGGGCAACGACGGCGTGGCCGGCGTGGTCAAGAGCACCCCCGGCGCCATCGGCTACGTGGAACTGGTGTACGCCAAGCAGAACAAGCTGCCCTACGGCAGCGTGCAGAACCGTGCGGGCAAGTACGTGCTGGCCGACAACGTCCCCGCCGCGATGGCCGCCAAGGGCGTCGTGATCCCCGCCGACACCCGCGTGTCGCTGACCAACTCCGCGAACGCCGACGCCTACCCGATTGCGAGCTTCACGTACGTGATCTTCTACCAGGAGCAGAAGTACGGCAGCCGCACCCAGGCGCAGGCGCAGCAGCTCAAGAAGCTCCTGACGTGGATGGTCACCACCGGGCAGGGCTACAACGAGCCCCTGGACTACGCCAAGCTGCCGGACAACGTGGAAGCCAAGGCCAAGAGCATCATCAACACCCTGACCTTCGACGGCAAGAAGTTCTGA